From Deinococcus ruber, one genomic window encodes:
- a CDS encoding WecB/TagA/CpsF family glycosyltransferase, protein MSDKVSADPAAPVSASPVATRLELLGLPLDPVTLDQALDVLGGWLTGPRSPHTVVTLNPEFIIQSRQNEAAGDFTFTQAMKKADLVTADGVGIVWAARQLLAREVPRAPGFDLSSGLMRRHGADLSVFFLGAKPGVAEVAAQKAAEQYGIRVAGVHHGYFDTSEDVRVAEMVRDSGAGLLLTAMGAARQEIFNEYWREVLNVPVMMGVGGVLDVLAGTASLAPAWTRRLGVEWIWRVAGDRKRWNRAPRLANFAQLVLQEKRKG, encoded by the coding sequence ATGTCCGATAAGGTTTCTGCCGATCCTGCCGCGCCCGTGTCGGCCTCTCCTGTGGCTACCCGCCTGGAACTGCTGGGGCTGCCGCTCGATCCGGTCACGCTCGATCAGGCGCTGGACGTGCTGGGCGGCTGGCTGACCGGCCCGCGCAGCCCCCACACCGTCGTCACGCTCAATCCCGAATTCATCATCCAGAGCCGTCAGAACGAGGCGGCAGGTGATTTCACCTTCACGCAGGCGATGAAAAAAGCCGATCTGGTCACGGCTGACGGCGTGGGCATCGTGTGGGCGGCGCGGCAACTGCTGGCCCGCGAGGTGCCACGTGCGCCTGGCTTCGATCTGAGCAGTGGCCTGATGCGGCGGCACGGAGCAGACCTGAGCGTATTTTTCCTGGGCGCAAAGCCGGGCGTGGCCGAGGTAGCCGCTCAGAAGGCCGCCGAGCAGTACGGCATTCGGGTGGCGGGCGTGCACCACGGCTATTTCGACACCTCGGAAGATGTGCGGGTGGCCGAAATGGTGCGCGACAGCGGCGCGGGCCTGCTGCTCACCGCGATGGGCGCGGCCCGTCAGGAAATCTTCAACGAATACTGGCGCGAGGTGCTGAACGTTCCGGTCATGATGGGCGTGGGCGGCGTGCTGGACGTGCTGGCAGGCACCGCCAGCCTCGCGCCCGCCTGGACGCGCCGCCTGGGAGTCGAGTGGATCTGGCGGGTGGCGGGCGACCGCAAGCGCTGGAACCGTGCGCCGCGTCTGGCAAATTTCGCGCAGCTGGTGTTGCAGGAAAAACGAAAGGGCTGA
- a CDS encoding ABC transporter ATP-binding protein, with product MMQAPPSPRSARPPGEAATSPGFATQLRDLRATLRLVWLSSPGHTSALLALSLLSAFLPAATLWATKLLIDAVGLATTGQLAAAGGYAHLVTLLALQVGVGALGSVLGSFQNTSRELLGDSLQYTITVQILNKAVNLEVEKFEDAETYDALQNAYREVGVRPLGVLTQLIALVQAVITLVSIGALMARLGPLVLPLVMVASIPGVIIQSRFGAENYRMLRRRTEEARIQNYLGSVLTSDSLVKEVRLFHFEPYLIGRWQEYYRKFRAQLVPLVQRRNAWSLGASLLSAVLVGAATLSVLSRAAKGQITVGDFSLFALGISQVQGQFSNLLTGVSGIYQNLLYIRNLFEFLELPARDLDAGSTWEGPIETIEFQDVSFRYPLTTRDVLKGVNFTVRRGQALALVGENGAGKTTIVKLLTRLFEPSGGRILLNGLDASQFSARSVQQEMSIIFQDFGQYQMTVRENVALSAAQPPEPHSSETQGAEAQGSEVARAGAQAGADEFIASLPSGYDTMLGRMFSGGRQLSGGQWQRLALARLYYRRASVLVFDEPTAALDATAEYDTISRLRAQAGERITVIISHRFSTVRLADQIVVLDGGRITESGSHAELVALDGRYAALYRLQASGYTDEETAAAPA from the coding sequence ATGATGCAGGCACCTCCTTCCCCGCGCTCCGCCAGACCCCCTGGCGAGGCCGCCACGTCGCCCGGCTTTGCCACTCAACTCCGAGACCTGCGGGCCACGCTGCGGCTGGTGTGGCTCAGCAGCCCCGGCCATACCTCTGCGCTGCTGGCCCTCAGCCTGCTCAGCGCCTTTCTGCCAGCCGCGACGCTGTGGGCCACCAAACTGCTGATCGACGCGGTGGGGCTGGCGACCACCGGGCAGCTCGCGGCGGCGGGCGGGTACGCACATCTGGTTACGCTGCTCGCGCTTCAGGTGGGGGTGGGAGCGCTGGGATCGGTGCTGGGCAGCTTCCAGAACACCTCCCGCGAGCTGCTGGGCGACAGTTTGCAGTACACCATCACGGTACAGATTCTGAACAAGGCCGTGAATCTGGAAGTCGAGAAGTTCGAGGACGCCGAAACCTACGACGCCCTTCAGAACGCCTACCGCGAAGTGGGAGTGCGCCCCCTGGGAGTGCTGACGCAGCTTATTGCGCTGGTGCAGGCGGTCATCACGCTCGTGTCTATCGGCGCACTCATGGCCCGGCTGGGGCCGCTGGTGCTGCCGCTGGTCATGGTGGCGAGCATTCCCGGCGTCATCATTCAGAGCAGATTCGGGGCCGAAAATTACCGGATGCTGCGCCGCCGCACCGAGGAGGCCCGCATCCAGAATTATCTGGGCAGCGTGCTGACGAGTGATTCGCTGGTCAAGGAAGTGCGGCTGTTTCACTTCGAGCCGTATCTGATCGGGCGCTGGCAGGAGTATTACCGCAAATTCCGCGCTCAGCTGGTGCCGCTGGTGCAGCGCCGCAACGCCTGGTCGCTGGGGGCGTCGCTGCTGTCGGCGGTGCTGGTGGGCGCGGCGACCCTGAGCGTGCTGTCGCGGGCGGCCAAAGGTCAGATCACGGTGGGCGATTTCTCGCTGTTCGCGCTGGGCATCTCGCAGGTGCAGGGGCAGTTTTCCAACCTGCTGACCGGCGTGAGCGGCATCTATCAGAACCTGCTGTACATCCGCAACCTGTTTGAATTTCTGGAGCTGCCCGCCCGCGATCTGGACGCCGGAAGCACCTGGGAAGGGCCGATAGAAACCATCGAGTTTCAGGATGTGAGTTTCCGCTACCCGCTCACCACCCGCGACGTACTAAAGGGCGTGAATTTTACGGTGCGGCGCGGGCAGGCGCTGGCGCTGGTGGGCGAAAACGGGGCGGGGAAGACCACCATCGTCAAACTGCTCACGCGGCTGTTCGAGCCGAGCGGCGGGCGCATCCTGCTCAACGGCCTGGACGCCTCACAGTTCAGCGCCCGCAGCGTGCAGCAGGAAATGAGCATCATCTTTCAGGATTTCGGTCAGTACCAGATGACCGTGCGCGAAAACGTGGCGCTGAGTGCCGCCCAGCCACCGGAACCCCACTCTTCGGAAACGCAGGGAGCGGAAGCACAGGGCAGCGAGGTGGCGCGGGCCGGAGCGCAGGCCGGAGCCGACGAATTTATCGCGTCGCTGCCCAGCGGCTACGACACCATGCTGGGCCGGATGTTCAGCGGCGGGCGGCAGCTGTCGGGCGGGCAGTGGCAACGGCTGGCGCTGGCACGGCTGTACTATCGCCGCGCTTCGGTGCTGGTGTTCGACGAACCCACCGCTGCCCTCGACGCCACCGCCGAATACGACACCATCTCGCGGCTGCGTGCCCAGGCCGGAGAACGCATCACGGTCATCATCTCGCACCGCTTTTCGACGGTGCGCCTGGCCGATCAGATCGTGGTGCTGGACGGCGGACGCATCACCGAGAGCGGGTCGCATGCCGAACTGGTCGCGCTGGACGGGCGATACGCCGCGCTGTACCGCCTTCAGGCGAGTGGCTACACCGACGAGGAGACAGCGGCAGCACCCGCGTAA
- a CDS encoding NADP-dependent oxidoreductase codes for MPKAVRLHEYGGLEVLKTEDVPQPVAAAGQVLVRVKAAGINPGEASIRKGVFKDTWPSSFPSGQGSDFAGVIEAVGEGVSSTQPGAEVIGFTHDRASQAEFVVVPQEQVTPKPANVPWEVAGALFVAGTTAYAAVNAVDVKQGDIVAVSGASGGVGTIAVQLARLRGARVLGIASPERSEWLAAHGAEPVPYGDGLRERLEAAGPIDAFIDTYGQGYVQLAVELGVAPQRINTIIDFGAVKQYGVKSEGNAVAGRAEVLAELAALIADGKLEVPVARVYPLSQVQEAYRELEDRHTLGKIVLMPEEA; via the coding sequence ATGCCGAAAGCAGTCCGACTTCACGAGTATGGTGGCCTTGAAGTTCTGAAGACCGAAGATGTGCCGCAGCCTGTTGCAGCGGCGGGCCAGGTGCTGGTGCGGGTCAAGGCCGCCGGAATCAATCCCGGTGAAGCCTCGATCCGAAAAGGCGTGTTCAAGGATACCTGGCCGTCCAGCTTTCCTTCCGGCCAGGGGAGTGACTTTGCAGGCGTGATCGAGGCGGTGGGCGAGGGCGTGTCGAGCACGCAGCCGGGAGCGGAAGTGATCGGCTTTACCCACGACCGCGCCAGTCAGGCCGAGTTCGTGGTGGTACCGCAGGAGCAGGTGACGCCCAAACCGGCGAACGTGCCGTGGGAAGTCGCGGGTGCGTTGTTCGTGGCCGGGACGACGGCGTATGCCGCTGTGAACGCCGTGGACGTGAAGCAGGGCGACATCGTGGCGGTTTCGGGTGCCAGCGGCGGCGTGGGGACGATTGCGGTTCAGCTTGCCCGGCTGCGGGGAGCGCGGGTGCTGGGGATCGCCAGCCCGGAGCGCTCAGAGTGGCTCGCGGCCCACGGCGCGGAACCGGTGCCCTACGGAGACGGACTCCGTGAGCGCCTGGAGGCCGCCGGTCCAATCGACGCCTTCATAGATACCTACGGCCAGGGATACGTGCAACTCGCTGTGGAACTGGGAGTCGCGCCGCAGCGCATCAACACCATCATCGACTTCGGTGCCGTCAAGCAGTACGGCGTCAAGTCCGAGGGCAACGCAGTGGCAGGCCGCGCCGAGGTGCTGGCAGAACTGGCCGCTCTGATTGCAGACGGAAAACTGGAAGTGCCGGTGGCCCGCGTCTACCCGCTCAGTCAGGTACAGGAAGCTTACCGCGAGCTGGAAGACCGTCACACGCTCGGCAAGATCGTGCTGATGCCTGAAGAGGCGTAA
- a CDS encoding AraC family transcriptional regulator — MSRQQASATGLIPKTVLHGGARLFVASYRIRQSELGRVWRCGFHALLWLHGGQATLVCDGERFEVQSPSLICLSPGQVYRWSAADDATHATLLGFEADIFTAGRAQGGLLDVQLLHDLPLFRPEGTTVVTVDENADVLHRLFMLCRQRYMQLSEPHGSGSWRVLPRHHESVLLAYLHVMLAEAATLSPAQEPPRPAPGTDLRLSRLFRLHAEQRVLERLPVADYAELLHVTPDHLTRAVRRATGQTPSAWLQEQLLTEARRRLALTDQPVEQVAATLNFASASQFSRWVRVHTGQTPRQLRQQGRGNSTVSSGN; from the coding sequence ATGTCGCGTCAACAGGCTTCAGCAACAGGCCTTATTCCCAAGACGGTGCTGCACGGCGGGGCGCGTCTGTTTGTCGCGTCTTACCGCATCCGGCAGAGTGAGCTGGGCCGGGTGTGGCGCTGCGGGTTTCACGCTCTGCTGTGGCTGCACGGCGGGCAGGCCACCCTCGTGTGCGACGGCGAGCGCTTCGAGGTGCAGTCTCCCTCGCTCATCTGCCTGTCGCCGGGGCAGGTATACCGCTGGAGCGCCGCCGACGACGCGACCCACGCGACGCTGCTGGGCTTTGAGGCCGATATCTTTACTGCGGGCCGCGCCCAGGGTGGCCTGCTGGACGTACAACTGCTGCACGACCTTCCGCTCTTTCGGCCCGAAGGAACCACTGTTGTGACGGTCGACGAGAACGCAGATGTTCTCCACCGCCTGTTTATGCTGTGCAGGCAGCGATATATGCAGCTGAGTGAGCCACACGGTAGCGGTTCCTGGCGGGTGCTGCCCCGGCACCACGAGAGCGTGCTGCTGGCGTACCTGCACGTCATGCTGGCCGAGGCGGCGACCCTCTCGCCCGCGCAGGAGCCGCCCCGCCCTGCTCCTGGCACCGATCTGCGGCTGTCGCGGCTGTTTCGCCTGCATGCCGAGCAGCGCGTGCTGGAACGCCTTCCTGTCGCTGATTATGCCGAGTTGCTGCACGTCACGCCCGACCATCTGACGCGTGCAGTGCGGCGTGCCACCGGCCAGACCCCCAGCGCCTGGTTGCAGGAACAGCTGCTGACCGAGGCCCGGCGGCGACTCGCCCTCACCGATCAGCCGGTCGAGCAGGTGGCCGCCACGCTGAATTTTGCTTCGGCCTCGCAGTTCAGTCGGTGGGTGCGGGTTCATACAGGCCAGACGCCCCGGCAACTTCGCCAGCAGGGGCGCGGAAATTCAACAGTTTCGAGCGGAAATTGA
- a CDS encoding TerD family protein, which yields MTMTLSKGGNLSLTKQDPGLKRALVGLGWDARSTNGAEFDLDASAFLLGDNGKIYGTGEQSFVFYNNLATPDRTVTHTGDNRTGDGDGDDEQILVQLDQLPASVQKIAITVTIHDASARRQSFGQVSNAFIRIVNDETGREVARFDLTEDSSVETAMIFAELYRYGGEWKLRAVGQGWQGGLKAMCDNYGLNIS from the coding sequence ATGACCATGACGCTGAGCAAAGGCGGCAATCTCTCGCTCACCAAGCAGGACCCCGGACTCAAGCGGGCGCTGGTGGGCCTGGGCTGGGACGCCCGCAGCACCAATGGCGCCGAATTCGACCTCGATGCCAGTGCGTTTCTGCTGGGCGACAACGGCAAGATCTACGGTACGGGCGAGCAGAGCTTCGTGTTCTACAACAATCTCGCGACGCCTGACCGCACCGTGACCCACACTGGCGACAACCGCACGGGCGACGGAGACGGCGACGACGAGCAGATTCTGGTTCAGCTCGATCAGCTGCCCGCGTCCGTCCAGAAGATCGCCATCACCGTGACCATCCACGACGCGTCTGCACGGCGGCAGAGTTTCGGACAGGTCAGCAACGCGTTTATCCGCATCGTGAACGACGAAACAGGCCGTGAAGTGGCCCGCTTCGATCTGACCGAAGACAGCAGCGTCGAAACGGCCATGATCTTCGCGGAGCTGTACCGCTACGGCGGCGAGTGGAAGCTGCGTGCCGTGGGGCAGGGCTGGCAGGGCGGCCTCAAGGCGATGTGCGACAACTACGGGCTGAACATCAGCTGA
- a CDS encoding VWA domain-containing protein encodes MQILQTGQRLTLPDPRLQLQLSGAAATAVVVAFTAQGQPLSVDLAEQPLGELLSVPQAGQLALDLSRVPAAVQTVAILHAAGAAGEVLFSSGSERYGYEGTAGTQAVRLMEFYRRDGQWRVYAAGEDVGRFERVHPELPGLFSQASARAQTLKAQAARPPAPSPVNTVRPSSASTPPLTLSKRETQARLLTLAKDQAPGMVPLIEQARLSLEKRGLDVLTFEVKLVLDVSASMMSLFQSGQVQRLVERSLALAARLDDNGEVEVTLFGTHARSGGNVLLSNIQGYVHSMRFQYDGGTKYAPAIREMIAQQRGAQHPLLVLFITDGEAGDQTQATQALKDASHLPIFFKFLALDSGNERFSFLEQLDTMPGRVVDNANFARIQNLSRLPDATLFELLTEEIDQWLPAAKAAGVLDGRAQPLGGQPGGAPGPGGGPTPPDNRPWWKKLLD; translated from the coding sequence ATGCAGATACTTCAGACCGGTCAGCGCCTGACCCTTCCAGATCCCCGGCTCCAGTTGCAGCTCAGCGGCGCGGCGGCCACCGCTGTCGTCGTGGCGTTCACTGCTCAGGGTCAGCCCCTGAGTGTCGATCTGGCCGAGCAGCCGCTGGGTGAGTTGCTGAGCGTACCTCAGGCGGGCCAGCTGGCACTCGATCTGAGCCGTGTTCCAGCGGCGGTGCAGACGGTGGCGATCCTGCATGCTGCCGGGGCTGCTGGCGAGGTGCTCTTCAGCAGCGGCAGCGAACGGTACGGGTACGAGGGGACCGCTGGAACGCAGGCGGTGCGGCTGATGGAGTTCTATCGCCGCGACGGGCAGTGGCGCGTGTATGCCGCCGGAGAGGACGTGGGCAGGTTCGAGCGGGTGCATCCGGAGCTGCCGGGGCTGTTCAGTCAGGCGAGCGCGCGTGCACAGACCCTCAAAGCGCAGGCAGCCCGTCCGCCTGCCCCGTCTCCGGTGAACACGGTTCGTCCGTCCAGCGCCAGCACACCGCCCCTGACGCTGAGCAAGCGCGAGACTCAGGCCCGGCTGCTCACCCTCGCCAAAGATCAGGCGCCCGGCATGGTGCCGCTGATCGAGCAGGCGCGGCTGAGTCTCGAAAAGCGCGGGCTGGACGTCCTGACCTTCGAGGTCAAGCTGGTGCTGGACGTGTCGGCCAGCATGATGTCGCTGTTTCAGAGCGGGCAGGTGCAGCGGCTGGTCGAGCGCAGCCTGGCGCTGGCCGCCCGGCTCGACGACAACGGCGAGGTAGAAGTCACGCTGTTCGGAACCCACGCCCGCTCCGGCGGCAACGTGCTGCTGAGCAATATTCAGGGTTACGTGCACAGCATGCGCTTCCAGTATGACGGCGGCACCAAGTACGCCCCTGCGATCCGCGAGATGATCGCTCAGCAGCGCGGCGCTCAGCATCCGCTGCTGGTGCTGTTCATCACCGACGGTGAGGCGGGCGATCAGACGCAGGCGACCCAGGCCCTGAAGGACGCGTCGCATCTGCCGATCTTCTTCAAGTTCCTGGCGCTCGACAGCGGCAACGAGCGCTTCAGTTTCCTGGAGCAGCTCGACACCATGCCGGGCCGGGTGGTGGACAACGCCAATTTTGCCCGCATCCAGAACCTGTCGCGGCTGCCTGACGCCACCCTGTTTGAGCTGCTGACCGAGGAAATCGATCAGTGGCTGCCCGCCGCGAAGGCTGCCGGGGTGCTGGATGGCCGCGCCCAGCCGCTGGGAGGCCAACCGGGCGGAGCGCCCGGCCCCGGCGGCGGCCCCACCCCACCGGACAACCGCCCGTGGTGGAAAAAGCTGCTGGACTGA
- a CDS encoding ROK family protein, translating to MISKGDPSALRALNRRNILYHLRRLGPTSRTKLVELTGLSPASITGVTAELIEDRLLTETSVGEAGLTGGRRPIYLDIAYDAHYAIGLKLREDRVDAVITDLATRVHGHLSESLASKTPADVAAQIRAICKKLCRSAKTTATDVIGIGIGLSGVIDAQHGKAVHAPLLGWHDVHIGDLVSEQTGLPTWIDNDVNGFAAAQRLFGHGKQASNFITVAVGRGLGAAFVVNGEVYRGRNGGAGEFGHNVIVPGGRLCSCGRHGCLEAYTASPALLEQYAQLQPERTGLTIEDLTALASSGDPDAQSVFRAAGELLGLHLSYLINALNPELIVVGGEGAAFGAAYFQPMQDTLTAFAFDGLAADLPLEIVPWNREDFTPWAQGAASLAIQHAFDTGGVIKAAAVNTRA from the coding sequence ATGATCTCCAAGGGAGACCCGAGCGCACTCAGAGCGCTCAACCGCCGCAACATCCTGTATCACCTGCGCCGACTCGGCCCCACCAGCCGAACCAAACTCGTTGAACTGACCGGCCTCAGCCCCGCCTCCATCACGGGCGTCACGGCAGAGCTGATCGAAGACCGGCTGCTGACCGAAACCAGCGTCGGGGAAGCGGGCCTGACCGGGGGTCGCCGCCCGATTTACCTCGATATCGCTTACGACGCGCACTACGCCATCGGGCTGAAACTGCGCGAAGACCGCGTCGACGCCGTTATCACCGACCTCGCCACCCGCGTGCACGGCCATCTCAGCGAGTCGCTGGCCTCCAAAACGCCTGCCGACGTGGCCGCCCAGATCAGGGCCATCTGCAAGAAGCTCTGCCGCAGTGCCAAGACCACCGCCACCGACGTGATCGGCATCGGCATCGGGCTGTCGGGGGTGATCGACGCGCAGCACGGGAAGGCCGTTCATGCGCCGCTGCTCGGCTGGCATGACGTTCATATCGGCGACCTGGTCAGTGAACAGACCGGCCTTCCCACCTGGATCGACAACGACGTCAACGGCTTTGCCGCCGCGCAGCGCCTGTTCGGACACGGCAAGCAGGCCAGCAATTTCATCACCGTCGCGGTGGGCCGGGGTCTGGGGGCCGCGTTCGTGGTCAACGGCGAGGTGTACCGGGGGCGCAACGGCGGTGCAGGCGAATTCGGACACAACGTCATCGTGCCGGGGGGCCGCCTGTGCAGCTGTGGCCGCCACGGTTGCCTGGAAGCGTACACGGCGTCTCCGGCGCTGCTCGAGCAGTACGCGCAGCTTCAGCCAGAGCGCACTGGCCTGACCATCGAAGACCTCACGGCGCTTGCCAGCAGCGGCGACCCCGATGCCCAGAGCGTCTTCAGGGCGGCAGGCGAGTTGCTCGGACTGCACCTGTCCTACCTCATCAACGCCCTCAATCCTGAACTCATCGTGGTGGGCGGCGAGGGCGCGGCCTTCGGCGCTGCCTACTTTCAGCCCATGCAGGACACCCTGACCGCGTTCGCCTTCGACGGCCTGGCCGCCGACCTGCCCCTGGAGATCGTGCCCTGGAACCGGGAGGATTTCACGCCCTGGGCGCAGGGAGCTGCCAGCCTGGCGATTCAGCATGCCTTCGATACCGGGGGGGTGATCAAGGCTGCCGCTGTGAACACCCGCGCCTGA
- a CDS encoding ABC transporter substrate-binding protein has product MTKRTAALPVLPILSALLALSTALAAPVTFLSVQNEDQGATKIIGELAREYQKTNPAAAYTYQNSPQTDLAQKLQLLAASSSLPAVYNVDQPALLDQLYRSGQAADLEATFKKLGIYNTLNPAAVALIKRQNGGKLVTLPLELNIEGFWYNKAIFTANGLKEPRTWAELIKDADALNAKGIQPFAASGDQKWPLTRLIGGYAARKYGYDVMDRVKAGTLKLTDPGFVEAAKAVQDLGKKNYFGKGVNTVDYATAVDQFLQGKAAMIYMGSWVLSDFNDAARNKIGTQNIGLFNFPAVTGGKGSTNDWSLNTGISTAVNQKLNDADLGNWIKYVFTRYGNKALAESGMITGFTVTQTPKNLPVLTSLTQAKLRAVKNGYLWFEANFSPKATSVATDNAQLLVTGDITPQDYMSKLQDALK; this is encoded by the coding sequence ATGACCAAGCGCACCGCTGCCCTGCCCGTCCTGCCCATTCTGTCTGCTTTGCTCGCCCTGAGCACCGCCCTGGCCGCGCCCGTCACCTTTCTGTCTGTTCAGAACGAGGATCAGGGCGCGACCAAGATCATCGGGGAGCTGGCCCGCGAGTACCAGAAAACCAATCCTGCCGCCGCCTACACCTACCAGAACTCCCCGCAGACCGATCTGGCGCAGAAACTCCAGCTGCTTGCCGCCAGCAGCAGCCTCCCGGCGGTGTACAACGTCGATCAGCCGGCGCTGCTTGATCAGCTGTACAGAAGCGGGCAGGCCGCCGACCTGGAAGCCACCTTCAAGAAGCTCGGCATCTACAACACCCTGAACCCGGCAGCCGTCGCGCTCATCAAGCGCCAGAACGGCGGCAAGCTCGTGACGCTGCCGCTGGAACTCAACATCGAGGGCTTCTGGTACAACAAGGCCATCTTCACGGCGAACGGCCTGAAGGAACCGCGCACCTGGGCCGAACTCATCAAGGACGCCGACGCACTGAACGCCAAAGGCATCCAGCCCTTCGCGGCGTCGGGCGACCAGAAGTGGCCGCTGACCCGACTGATCGGTGGCTATGCGGCCCGCAAGTACGGGTACGACGTGATGGACAGGGTGAAAGCCGGAACGCTGAAGCTGACCGACCCCGGCTTCGTGGAAGCGGCCAAAGCCGTGCAGGATCTGGGCAAGAAGAATTACTTCGGCAAGGGCGTCAATACCGTAGACTACGCCACTGCCGTCGATCAGTTCCTTCAGGGCAAGGCCGCCATGATCTACATGGGCAGCTGGGTACTGAGCGACTTCAACGACGCGGCACGCAACAAGATCGGTACGCAGAACATCGGCCTGTTCAACTTCCCCGCCGTCACGGGCGGCAAGGGCAGCACCAACGACTGGTCGCTGAACACCGGCATTTCGACTGCTGTCAATCAGAAGCTCAACGACGCCGATCTGGGCAACTGGATCAAATACGTGTTCACCCGCTACGGCAACAAAGCCCTGGCCGAGTCGGGCATGATTACCGGCTTTACCGTGACGCAGACGCCCAAAAACCTGCCGGTTCTCACCTCCCTGACCCAGGCGAAACTCAGGGCGGTCAAGAACGGCTACCTGTGGTTCGAGGCCAACTTCAGCCCCAAGGCCACCTCCGTCGCCACCGATAACGCGCAGCTGCTGGTGACCGGCGACATCACGCCCCAGGACTACATGAGCAAGCTTCAGGACGCGCTGAAGTAA
- a CDS encoding carbohydrate ABC transporter permease, translated as MERTLRDWRAITIFVGPALLLFIVILVIPIVWSLGYTLTEGSVIAGFHFVGLSNYARLFQDSAFWSALWFSVKYAALVSAGQVFFGLMLALLYSFYLKRSSVLVRTLVFLPVVLPTVAVAQLFVKLFAITPQYGFLNSFLHAVHLDALVQPWLGQGGSAFWVIVLMDVWKAMGLYAVLLYTGLMDIPEDTLEAARLDGAHGWKLTQFIILPLLTPVIVTSLIFSLNGTLKVFDSVLALTGGGPGTSTTPLTLYMYKTSFSYSQYGYGSTIAVALTLLCLIVSLIIIRRSRED; from the coding sequence ATGGAACGGACGCTCCGCGACTGGCGGGCCATCACCATCTTTGTGGGCCCAGCTCTGCTGCTGTTCATCGTCATTCTGGTCATTCCCATCGTCTGGTCGCTGGGCTACACCCTGACGGAAGGCTCGGTCATCGCGGGCTTTCACTTCGTGGGCCTGAGCAACTACGCGCGGCTGTTTCAGGACTCGGCGTTCTGGTCGGCCCTGTGGTTTAGCGTCAAATACGCCGCGCTGGTGTCGGCGGGGCAGGTGTTCTTCGGCCTGATGCTGGCACTGCTGTACAGCTTCTACCTGAAGCGCAGTTCGGTACTCGTGCGTACCCTGGTGTTTCTGCCGGTGGTGCTGCCGACGGTGGCGGTGGCGCAGCTGTTCGTGAAGCTGTTCGCCATCACGCCGCAGTACGGCTTTCTCAACAGTTTCCTGCACGCTGTTCACCTCGACGCCCTCGTGCAGCCGTGGCTGGGGCAGGGCGGCAGCGCCTTCTGGGTGATCGTGCTGATGGATGTGTGGAAGGCGATGGGGCTGTACGCGGTGCTGCTGTACACCGGCCTGATGGACATTCCCGAAGACACCCTGGAGGCCGCCCGCCTCGACGGAGCGCACGGCTGGAAACTCACGCAGTTCATCATCCTGCCGCTGCTGACTCCGGTGATCGTCACCTCGCTGATCTTCAGCCTCAACGGCACGCTGAAGGTCTTCGACTCGGTGCTGGCCCTGACCGGCGGCGGCCCCGGCACCTCGACCACGCCACTGACGCTGTACATGTACAAAACGTCGTTTTCGTACAGCCAGTACGGGTACGGCAGCACCATCGCGGTGGCCCTGACGCTGCTGTGCCTGATCGTCTCTCTTATCATCATCCGCCGTTCCAGGGAGGACTGA
- a CDS encoding carbohydrate ABC transporter permease encodes MTRIAAAPPSTRPGRPRPFAERLQSIPLLLIIALVLIVTVYPLVWMLLSSFKTADEFSSGVIWALPKSFSFDNFVRAWTVGKMNLYFLNSLLSVIPSLALVILLGVGAAFGLEIMRWRLKTSVSLLFLLGIMIPIQMVLLPLFTMYFKAHLLDTRWALILTYTVFGLPTTIFFLTGYFKNFAREIIEAAIVDGANIYQVFWKVVLPMVMNSVVTVALVQFFFMWNDLLVSLTFINNPDLRTIQAGLLNFAGQYGQREWGPTFASVTLAVAPTVIVYLLLNQKIMKGLAAGAVKG; translated from the coding sequence ATGACCAGAATCGCCGCTGCGCCGCCGTCCACCCGCCCCGGCAGACCGCGCCCCTTCGCCGAACGCCTCCAGTCGATTCCCCTTCTCCTGATCATCGCGCTGGTGCTGATCGTGACGGTCTATCCGCTGGTGTGGATGCTGCTGTCGTCGTTCAAAACCGCCGACGAGTTCTCGAGCGGCGTGATCTGGGCACTGCCCAAAAGCTTCAGCTTCGACAACTTCGTGCGGGCCTGGACAGTCGGCAAGATGAATCTGTACTTCCTCAACAGCCTGCTGTCGGTGATTCCCTCTCTGGCCCTGGTGATCCTGCTGGGCGTAGGCGCGGCCTTCGGGCTGGAGATCATGCGCTGGCGGCTCAAGACGAGCGTGTCGCTGCTGTTTCTGCTGGGCATCATGATTCCGATTCAGATGGTGCTGCTGCCGCTGTTCACCATGTACTTCAAGGCCCACCTGCTCGACACCCGCTGGGCGCTGATCCTGACGTACACGGTGTTTGGGCTGCCCACCACCATCTTTTTTCTGACCGGCTACTTCAAGAACTTCGCCCGAGAGATCATCGAGGCGGCCATCGTGGACGGCGCGAACATCTATCAGGTGTTCTGGAAGGTGGTGCTGCCGATGGTGATGAACAGCGTGGTGACGGTGGCGCTGGTGCAGTTCTTCTTCATGTGGAACGACCTGCTGGTGTCGCTGACCTTCATCAACAACCCCGACCTGCGAACCATCCAGGCGGGCCTGCTGAACTTCGCCGGGCAGTACGGCCAGCGCGAGTGGGGGCCGACCTTCGCTTCGGTCACGCTGGCCGTCGCGCCCACCGTGATCGTGTACCTGCTGCTCAATCAGAAGATCATGAAGGGCCTGGCTGCCGGAGCGGTGAAGGGATGA